ATCGACACAAGTTACATAACAACTTCAGATATGCTTCTCCACCTGAAGCAAAACCGGAACACATGCTCTGATGCAGTTCACTGCCACTTACATGTTGATGTGACTAAGCAAAAACTTGCCGAGTTTTAATACTTTACAGATGAGCACAGGAGGATGTAGATCCTGTTAATTAACCATGGATCATGTGCTCATTCAGAGACTCTCGAGGAGCATGATGCATGATTATGTCTGAAAAGAAAGGCATAGATGGATCCTTCTTCTACAAATTCAGTAGACAAGCTTGGGCTCAAACTCGGCAAAATCAACGGAGCCAGACTCGATTGGGGGCATGAGGTACGCAGCGATGATCTCAGACACTAGTTGGGCAATAAGAGGAACCCTCTTCAGGTTCTTCACCAGGGGCATGTCGTTGGACTCTCCTATAGAAATGATCTTCAGGTTGATATCTACCATCCTGTCTAGCTTCCTCTTGAATTCAGGGTTCTCAACATCCGGTACAGCAGGGAAGATCCTCGCCGTCGTGCGGTTTGTCTGCAGAGATATGCACCAACAGTATCATCAATAGAGGTCTTGATTTACGTCGAAGCTCTAATATTGTCATAATAAGCATATAAATAAACTACTCCCGCCGTCCCATAATACAAGAATGTTTTTGATATTaatgtagtgtcaaaaacacttttatattatgggacagagggagtagagtaTAATGCTTCATAGGGGTGATGTTTATTGTACGAAAGGTCATTATTGTCATGTTGAGCAGCTCTCCAGAAACTGCCTGATAAAACACTCAATGAAGCAACTAGGGCATGCATGCCATTAATTGAGTATACAAACAGGAAAAGTCACTTCATTTTACCTCATAGATGACATGCATGTCGAATTCTTTGGTGTTGAGACCAATTCCTTCGTAGAAGGCACTACGTTGGCAGTCATTCAGGTACATGGTTATATACACCTGCGAAATGTCGTCCAATTGCACGCAGCTGTTAGAAAGAGGGACATGGCAAACTCCCATCGAAGAAAATGCAGGGATTAGCTTGCTTTACCGAGAGGCAGAAGAAGCGTGACCAGAGCTTGGCCTTCCAGTCATTGAGGAACTGCGGCTGCGCCTTGAGCAGCGCGGAGAAGAAATCGCCATGCCGGTTCTCGTCCTGACACCAGTTCTCGAAGTACTTGAAGATGGGGTACACCTGGTACTCCGGGTTGGCCTTTAGGTGCCTGAAGATGGTGATGTACCTCCAGTAGCCGATCTTCTCGGACAGGTATGTGGCGTAGAAGATGAACTTTGGCTTGAAGAAGGTGTACTTCCTAGCCTTGGTCAAGAAGCCGAGGTCCAGAGCCAGGTTGAAGTCGGACAGCCCCTTGTTCAAGAACCTACACAGCACGAATCATGTTTCTTGATGAATAACACAAATCATGCTGAGAACTAGAGTAGTAAACTACAGTACTAGTAGTTAATAGTTGATAATTCTTTCGAAATTGAGTTGAAGCTTAAACTTTTTACATGAGGGAAGAAGGCATTTCTGGTCATAGTCAATGCATTTGGCTTCTGGTTAGTGGCTACGCCCGATCGAATTGTTTTGTTTTGATGGGAATAAGAGTGCAAGCAAGTACTCCATACCCAGCGTGCCGGGCCTCGTCCCTGGACATGAGCGAGAAGATCTCAGCCACCACCGGGTTGGTTTTCTGAAAAGGAAACGCGGGCATCAGCGCACACCCACCAGCTGCTCTACGAAATGCCCACATGCAAGagcagagaagaagaagaagaagaagtggtaCACGAACCTTGAGCCTGCGGCCGAGCTCCTTGTAGAGGAGGAACCCGGAGAACTCGGCGGTGCAGGAGCGCTCGAGGAACTCGACGAAGATCTGGCGGAGCGGGCCCTGCATCTTGTCGGCAGCTTCCTTGAACTCGGGGTTGCGGATGAAGTGGGTCTGGTTGTAGTCCGTCTTGAACTCCTGCAGCAGCGCGTCGAACTCGTCCTGGTTGAGCTGCTTGTTAATCTCGGCGTTGAATAGCTGCTCCATCTCGTCGAAGTCCGTGGTGTAGAAGCGCGGCGTGAGCAGCGACTCGTTGACCTCCGTCTTGCCCCGCTTCTTGGGCGAGCCGGGCTTCGCGGCGGGTGCgggcggcgccgcggcggcggCCCTCACGCGGAAGCGGACGGCGCCCCGGCGCGCGGGGAGAACCGGGAGGTGGGAGGCCGTCTTGGCCGCGATGCCGTGGTGGTGCATTGCGGGGTTGAGGAGGGAGAGCTCCATGGCGGACGCCATCCTGTGTGTGACGGACAGCGCGGAACGGGAGCGAAGAGTTCGGGGGAACGGAGAGGGAGCGCTGTATATgcagcagagcagagcagagcagctgcTGCTGAGAGCTGACATGTAAGAGATAGGGTGTGGTGCGATAAGGCGGCGATGAGGTGTAATCTTCGGCTTCAAATGGGCGCGCGCCATGTGTACAGCAGGCCAATCTCTAACCACACGCCCATCTCACCTCTTTTCGTCATTCTCTTTATTTAATTTCCTTCTTATTCTTGCAAGGCCCTTGTACTTTGCTTATTGTTGTTTCAGAGTTGGTGCCATTGTTTATTTACACACAAAGGAGAGCCGCATGTGATTAAACTAGGGTAAAATCCACAGAAGAACAAAGCAACATGTACTAAATTCTGACTTTCTAGCCATGGATTGAGGTGAAAACCGACTGGGTATATGCAATCAATTTCTTGTTAACCAACTGGATGGACATTCCCGTGACGTAAATATAGTGTAACATCTTGATGgctaaaaagatatgctatttggtTTTCTTACGAGGAAACAAAGTATATTTTTAGTTGCTATCGAACCACGAGGCACCTGGTTAACGTTTGAATATACGAAGCTACATAGTTTGTAGTCAGCGGGGTAATATAATTGAAAACAAATGGACGAGAGGTGCGCAAGTTTCTTTTATGGACAAATTGATTACTATATTTTTAGCTCGTGAATGTATGCGAAGGGAAAttagtggtgatggtggtggtgttgCTTTTCTCCTTCTTTTAAAACCATTGTGAACATTGGCCATGATGCGACAAGTATTTGGCCATGAATTATCAATAGCGGACTGCACTTCACAAAAAGAAATGAACAAAAGTTTTCATTGACATGGTCGAAAAATAAATGTGAGAAACCTCATTTGGACCACATAGTTTTTCTTTGAACGAAAAAATTGTAGGGAAGGTCCCTACCGCGTCGTTTGCACCACATAGCTTGTTAGACAATACTAGCattttgttgcctatttacttgcttGGATGTATATGTATGGATCAAGACAAACAATACAATAGATGACTACTTGTCATATGAACCAACACTTGAAAATCAATAGGAAAGTAGTTTGGAAGTTTATATATGGTCAATCTTCAAAAACACTTTCTTGTTAAGCAATTTGGACCTAAAACCACACACACTAATTGGAGTAGGACACTTTGAATTTGTACACAAGGAAAGGGAGATGTTTAACCTCCCATCCAACGATCACCAGTGAGAGACATAGAATTTTCATGATAGCCTTCacgggagaagaagaaagaaagcacTAACAAAGCACATTGGAAATATCGGAAGATCGAAGCAAGAAGCTTGTCATTGAGAAAGGGAGTTCATCCTAAAGTTCTGATGCTTAGAACCACATCCTTGACTCCTTCAACCGAGTTTTCATTAATTTTCATAAGATTGTATCAATCCATAGCTATTGTTGTCCCAAATCCGGGTGTTTGATGTCGAGCATGATGCAATTTTGATTATGTGAGCACCTGCTACTTAGAGAGGAACTTAATGTATTCACCAatcataaagttgaataatatttagGTGACATCAGCCTGTGGTTTTACCCAGCTTGAGGGTTTTCCAAATTAAATA
The Triticum dicoccoides isolate Atlit2015 ecotype Zavitan chromosome 3A, WEW_v2.0, whole genome shotgun sequence genome window above contains:
- the LOC119268022 gene encoding magnesium-protoporphyrin IX monomethyl ester [oxidative] cyclase, chloroplastic encodes the protein MASAMELSLLNPAMHHHGIAAKTASHLPVLPARRGAVRFRVRAAAAAPPAPAAKPGSPKKRGKTEVNESLLTPRFYTTDFDEMEQLFNAEINKQLNQDEFDALLQEFKTDYNQTHFIRNPEFKEAADKMQGPLRQIFVEFLERSCTAEFSGFLLYKELGRRLKKTNPVVAEIFSLMSRDEARHAGFLNKGLSDFNLALDLGFLTKARKYTFFKPKFIFYATYLSEKIGYWRYITIFRHLKANPEYQVYPIFKYFENWCQDENRHGDFFSALLKAQPQFLNDWKAKLWSRFFCLSVYITMYLNDCQRSAFYEGIGLNTKEFDMHVIYETNRTTARIFPAVPDVENPEFKRKLDRMVDINLKIISIGESNDMPLVKNLKRVPLIAQLVSEIIAAYLMPPIESGSVDFAEFEPKLVY